A genomic segment from Streptosporangium roseum DSM 43021 encodes:
- a CDS encoding CatB-related O-acetyltransferase: MPEQPRVVLLKPLVTSPLIEVGEFTYYDDPDDPTAFETRNVLYHYGPEKLVIGKFCALGEGVRFIMNGANHRMDGPSTFPFPIMGGSWAEHFDLIAALPGRGDTVVGHDVWFGYRSMVMPGVRIGDGAIIASGSVVVDDVPAYGIVGGNPAKLIRRRHSDEDIVRLLALAWWDWPLQHITEHIRTIMSGSVDDLEAAAPGRR; encoded by the coding sequence ATGCCCGAGCAGCCGCGGGTGGTGCTGCTGAAGCCGCTGGTCACCTCTCCGCTGATCGAGGTCGGGGAGTTCACCTACTATGACGACCCGGATGATCCGACCGCCTTCGAGACCCGCAACGTCCTGTATCACTACGGGCCGGAAAAGCTGGTCATCGGGAAGTTCTGCGCGCTGGGCGAGGGGGTGCGGTTCATCATGAACGGCGCCAACCACCGCATGGACGGCCCCTCGACCTTCCCGTTCCCGATCATGGGCGGTTCCTGGGCCGAGCACTTCGATCTCATCGCCGCTCTGCCCGGTCGGGGTGACACCGTGGTGGGCCATGACGTCTGGTTCGGGTACCGGTCCATGGTGATGCCCGGAGTCCGCATCGGTGATGGTGCGATCATCGCTTCCGGTTCCGTCGTCGTCGACGATGTCCCCGCCTACGGCATCGTCGGCGGCAACCCGGCCAAGCTCATCCGCCGTCGCCACAGCGACGAGGACATCGTCCGCCTTCTGGCCCTGGCCTGGTGGGACTGGCCGCTGCAGCACATCACCGAGCACATCCGCACGATCATGTCCGGCAGCGTCGACGACCTAGAGGCCGCGGCACCGGGGCGGCGGTAG